The following are encoded in a window of Penicillium oxalicum strain HP7-1 chromosome II, whole genome shotgun sequence genomic DNA:
- a CDS encoding Pescadillo, producing the protein MAKIKKKGTHGQAKNYITRTQAVRKLQISLPDFRRLCIFKGIYPREPRNKKKASKTATPNTTFYYTKDIQYLLHEPLLNKFRDQKALAKKIARSLGRGEVSDAARLEKNHAPKLTLDHVIKERYPTFIDALRDLDDALSLLFLFATLPSSDHVPHKTIALCQRLCHEFQHYLIMTNSLRKSFLSIKGIYYQATIQGQDIMWLVPYRFVQRVNGDVDYRIMATFVDFYTTLLGFVNFRLYSSIGLRYPPKFDTRSDENGAELAAFTLESRNATEGAKSIGSTKPKAIENSTTEVSKDVQAKVDKVIKSAGLDQAEDEPMEDKNDEESTDAIDRFEPAAPEADTLPQPDMSGNEAGALFAPFTFYISREAPKAPLEFILRAFGCKRVGWDAVMGDGAFTHDEADPRITHQIVDRPQLPEGSLPAVPAAAEGSTPKVKPGTRIPGRTYVQPQWVWDCINEGKLLRADLYGPGTTLPPHLSPWVKPSRGGYDPRASLAEQEAEDEAEIAEEEEDDAEESDEEMADEPVSAKKDATAVTESDDESVDSGMDVAGTDDDESESDEEEEEDEFPGVDDEAASESDDDDEAARNQHQRELEAEAAGLPFSAGATDESAKKKSTKSKKLAAKKRQEDEELERQKMMMSRKKRKLLEKMMYSNKKTSDEAAKLRSKRRKLEKGEKAAQK; encoded by the exons ATGGCGAAGATTAAGAAGAAGG GCACCCACGGCCAGGCCAAAAACTACATTACTCGTACCCAGGCCGTGCGAAAGCTTCAAATTTCCTTGCCCGATTTCCGTCGCCTATGTATCTTCAAGG GAATTTATCCTCGTGAGCCTCgcaacaagaagaaggcctcTAAGACAGCGACTCCGAACACGACATTCTACTACACCAAGGACATCCAGTATCTGCTCCACGAGCCGCTGCTCAACAAGTTCCGTGACCAAAAAGCTCTTGCGAAGAAGATCGCTCGATCCCTCGGCCGAGGCGAAGTCAGCGACGCTGCGCGTCTTGAGAAGAACCACGCTCCTAAGCTTACTCTCGACCATGTCATCAAGGAGCGCTACCCGACCTTCATCGACGCCTTGCGCGACCTCGACGATGCTCTGTCTCTGCTTTTCCTCTTCGCTACTCTCCCTTCATCGGACCATGTGCCCCACAAGACGATCGCGCTTTGCCAGCGCCTCTGCCACGAGTTCCAGCATTATCTGATCATGACCAACTCGCTGCGCAAGTCTTTCCTTTCAATCAAGGGTATCTACTATCAGGCTACCATCCAGGGCCAAGATATCATGTGGCTTGTTCCCTACCGGTTCGTTCAGCGTGTCAACGGCGATGTCGACTACAGAATTATGGCTACCTTTGTCGACTTCTACACGACCTTGCTGGGCTTTGTCAACTTCCGTCTTTATTCTTCAATCGGCTTGAGATATCCTCCCAAGTTCGATACCCGCAGCGATGAGAACGGTGCTGAGCTGGCAGCGTTCACTCTGGAGAGTCGCAATGCGACCGAGGGTGCCAAGTCCATCGGATCCACTAAGCCCAAGGCCATTGAAAACTCGACGACGGAGGTGTCCAAGGACGTTCAAGCCAAGGTGGACAAGGTTATCAAGTCTGCCGGGTTAGATCAGGCCGAGGACGAGCCGATGGAGGACAAGAACGACGAGGAGTCCACTGATGCCATTGATCGATTCGAGCCTGCTGCCCCCGAGGCCGACACTCTTCCCCAGCCTGACATGAGTGGTAACGAAGCCGGCGCTCTTTTCGCTCCCTTCACCTTCTACATTTCCCGTGAGGCCCCCAAGGCACCCCTGGAGTTCATTCTCCGCGCTTTCGGCTGCAAGCGTGTTGGCTGGGATGCCGTGATGGGTGACGGCGCGTTCACCCACGATGAGGCCGACCCTCGCATCACACACCAGATCGTTGATCGCCCCCAGCTTCCCGAGGGATCTCTTCCTGCTGTCCCCGCCGCTGCTGAGGGTTCCACGCCGAAGGTCAAGCCCGGTACCCGCATCCCAGGTCGCACATACGTCCAGCCTCAATGGGTCTGGGACTGCATCAACGAAGGCAAGCTTCTCCGTGCTGACCTTTATGGACCCGGTACTACTCTTCCGCCCCACTTGAGTCCATGGGTCAAGCCTTCTCGTGGTGGTTACGACCCTCGCGCCAGCTTGGCTGAACAAGaagccgaggacgaggctgagatcgcggaggaggaagaggatgacgCCGAGGAGAGCGACGAAGAGATGGCTGATGAGCCTGTCTCTGCCAAGAAGGACGCCACGGCTGTCACAGAGTCCGATGATGAGTCTGTCGATAGCGGCATGGATGTTGCCGGCACTGACGACGACGAGAGTgagagcgacgaggaggaggaggaagacgagtTCCCCGGTGTCGACGACGAGGCTGCATCCGAAtctgacgatgacgatgaggctGCTCGCAACCAGCATCAACGCGAGCTGGAGGCTGAGGCGGCTGGTCTGCCGTTCTCTGCAGGTGCTACCGATGAATccgccaagaagaagtccaCCAAGTCCAAGAAGCTGGCAGCGAAGAAGCGCcaggaggacgaggagctCGAGCgacagaagatgatgatgagccgcaagaagcgcaagttGCTCGAGAAGATGATGTACTCGAACAAGAAGACTTCCGACGAGGCTGCCAAGCTTCGTTCGAAGCGTCGCAAGCTTGAGAAGGGCGAGAAGGCTGCTCAGAAATAG
- a CDS encoding Mitogen-activated protein kinase HOG1: MIMSMDHSPATSRGLAHFQKKEIMGTLFETTERYQQIQPVGMGVTGLVCSARDQIGHQTVAVKKLPEPFKTANVAKHMYREIKLLKNLQHENIIHLKDIFISPAEEIYLVTDLMATDLHTLLNTKKLDNQFTEYFLYQIMRGLKYVHSAGVVHRDLKPGNILVNENCDLKICDFGLARMQEKDMTGYVATRFYRAPEIMLTWRQYDEKVDIWSVGCIFAEMLTGKPLFPGKNHVDQFCVITQVLGSPPEHVVKNISSFNYDPQERISAAKALEAPYLASYHDPDDEPVAPLSFDWSVLEADLSVDSWKEIMYSEILGYHEQSAGNHGKTGDFYQMSGPYDGMDLS; this comes from the exons ATGATTATGTCTATGGATCACTCCCCGGCTACCTCACGGGGCCTCGCTCATTTtcagaagaaagaaattaTGGGCACTCTCTTTGAGACAACCGAGAG GTACCAACAGATCCAGCCAGTAGGTATGGGAGTAACTGGGCTGGTGTG CTCCGCTCGAGATCAAATTGGTCACCAGACGGTGGCGGTAAAAAAGCTCCCGGAGCCCTTCAAGACCGCCAATGTCGCAAAGCACATGTATCGTGAGATCAAACTGTTGAAAAACCTTCAACATGAAAAT ATCATTCACCTGAAAGACATTTTTATCTCTCCGGCAGAAGAAAT TTACTTGGTCACCGATCTCATGGCGACAGATCTACATACTTTGCTAAATACCAAAAAATTGGATAACCAATTCACAGAATACTTTTTATATCAAATCATG CGTGGCCTCAAATATGTCCATTCCGCCGGCGTGGTCCATCGCGATCTCAAACCAGGCAATATTCTCGTCAATGAAAACTGCGATCTCAAAATTTGCGACTTTGGCTTGGCCCGTATGCAAGAAAAGGATATGACCGGCTATGTGGCCACTCGATTCTACCGCGCCCCCGAGATCATGCTCACCTGGAGACAATATGACGAGAAAGTAGACATTTGGAGTGTCGGATGCATCTTTGCTGAAATGTTGACGGGCAAGCCTCTTTTCCCGGGGAAGAACCACGTCGATCAATTCTGTGTCATCACCCAGGTCCTGGGTAGTCCACCAGAGCATGTGGTTAAGAATATCTCGAGTTTTAAC TATGATCCACAAGAACGGATCTCCGCCGCCAAGGCGCTAGAAGCCCCATACTTGGCTTCCTATCATGACCCGGACGACGAGCCCGTGGCCCCCTTATCCTTTGACTGGTCCGTCCTCGAGGCAGATCTCTCGGTAGACTCCTGGAAAGAGATCATGTACTCTGAAATTCTGGGCTATCATGAGCAGTCGGCGGGAAATCATGGGAAAACTGGCGATTTCTACCAGATGAGTGGACCGTACGATGGGATGGATTTGAGTTGA
- a CDS encoding putative succinate-semialdehyde dehydrogenase codes for MDRIVRPVTRQLLRPRLPLPDSSSPSRPQIILDRTHSARGASGSAPWLKDKSLFIEKCYVNGEWVTAHSGKTFEVHDPATGELIGTCPELDTTDVEKAIQAASEAFPSFRTTLARERARMLRRWYQLMVDNAEDLAKLITWENGKPLADAKGEVNYAASFFEWFSEEAPRTYGDTIPASVPGNRVITLKQPVGVCGLLTPWNFPAAMITRKIGPALAAGCTVVAKSPSETPFTANALAELAHRAGIPKGVVNIVTSSENTAAVGELITTHPEVRKVSFTGSTNVGRLLMKQASSTIKKVSWELGGNAPFIVFDDVEDLDAAVNGAIASKFRSSGQTCVCANRIYVQSGIYDEFAKRFTAKVKDFKLGAGFGEGVTHGPVIHERAAAKAHEHVEDAASKGATVVVGGQRASALGPNFYEPTVLTGMTKDMLLASEETFGPVAGLFPFDTEKEVVELANKAEVGLAGYFFSSDVRRIFRVAEALEVGMVGVNTGLISDVASPFGGVKQSGFGREGSKYGIDEFMTIKSVTFGGMGEPLQG; via the exons ATGGACCGCATCGTCCGCCCAGTCACCCGGCAATTGCTCCGACCTCGTCTACCCTTACccgattcctcctcccccagtCGCCCGCAGATTATACTCGACAGGACACACTCGGCCCGAGGTGCGTCTGGCTCTGCGCCCTGG CTCAAGGACAAGTCTCTGTTCATTGAGAAATGCTACGTCAATGGCGAATGGGTGACTGCCCACTCTGGCAAGACCTTTGAGGTTCATG ATCCTGCCACTGGGGAGCTCATCGGCACATGTCCGGAACTCGACACCACCGACGTGGAGAAGGCGATCCAGGCTGCCTCGGAGGCGTTCCCATCTTTTCGCACAACACTAGCTCGCGAGCGGGCGCGCATGCTCCGTCGGTGGTACCAACTCATGGTAGACAATGCAGAAGATTTGGCCAAGTTGATCACATGGGAGAATGGAAAGCCTTTGGCAGATGCCAAAGGTGAAGTCAACTACGCCGCCAGCTTTTTCGAGTGGTTCAGTGAAGAGGCGCCTCGCACCTACGGCGACACCATCCCCGCATCCGTGCCGGGGAACCGAGTGATCACCTTGAAACAGCCCGTTGGTGTCTGCGGTCTCTTGACACCCTGGAACTTCCCCGCGGCGATGATCACCCGTAAGATTGGGCCCGCCTTGGCGGCTGGCTGCACCGTTGTTGCGAAATCTCCGAGCGAGACCCCTTTCACTGCAAATGCCCTAGCTGAGCTGGCTCACCGGGCGGGCATCCCTAAGGGTGTGGTCAACATTGTCACTTCCTCCGAGAACACGGCCGCCGTTGGTGAGCTCATCACGACGCACCCGGAAGTGCGTAAGGTCTCGTTCACGGGCTCTACGAATGTTGGCCGCCTGCTCATGAAGCAAGCATCCTCCACGATTAAGAAGGTGTCTTGGGAGTTGGGTGGGAATGCTCCCTTCATCGTCTTTGACGATGTTGAGGATTTGGATGCGGCTGTGAATGGCGCAATCGCTTCCAAGTTCCGCAGCTCTGGCCAGACTTGCGTGTGCGCCAATCGTATCTACGTGCAAAGTGGTATCTACGATGAGTTTGCCAAGCGATTCAccgccaaggtcaaggactTCAAACTCGGCGCGGGCTTTGGCGAGGGTGTCACTCATGGACCCGTCATTCACGAGCGGGCCGCCGCAAAGGCCCATGAACACGTTGAAGATGCGGCCTCCAAGGGCGCCACAGTGGTCGTGGGTGGACAGAGAGCGTCTGCCCTGGGGCCCAATTTCTACGAGCCCACTGTTCTCACGGGCATGACCAAGGACATGCTCCTCGCCTCCGAGGAGACTTTTGGTCCTGTGGCCGGCCTCTTCCCCTTCGACACCGAGAAGGAGGTTGTTGAGCTTGCAAACAAGGCCGAGGTTGGCCTCGCGGGATACTTCTTCAGCAGCGACGTTCGTCGCATTTTCCGCGTTGCCGAGGCTCTGGAGGTTGGTATGGTGGGTGTCAACACAGGGTTGATCAGCGATGTTGCCTCCCCATTCGGTGGTGTCAAGCAGAGTGGCTTTGGACGTGAAGGCAGCAAGTACGGTATTGATGAGTTTATGACTATCAAGAGCGTCACATTTGGTGGTATGGGTGAGCCATTGCAGGGATAA
- a CDS encoding Elongation factor G — translation MRNPSLARLPYRALSGLTSTARFQSQSLLRLRCASTSALRPSGVAPAYQSILRQWEQRRNAASASASAVLEAAAASPDSLSQAAIIDNLDPIEAARLDKVRNIGIAAHIDSGKTTCTERVLFYTGRIKAIHEVRGRDAVGAKMDSMDLEREKGITIQSAATFCDWVKKDKQGVDQKYHINLIDTPGHIDFTIEVERALRVLDGAVMILCAVSGVQSQTITVDRQMRRYNVPRISFVNKMDRMGANPFKAIEQINTKLKMPAAAVQVPIGAEDEFEGVVDLIRMKALYNRGESGEDIVESDKIPDKVKDIAQERRAMLIETLADVDDEIAEIFLDEGEPTEDQLRAAIRRATIGLKFTPVFMGSALANKSVQPMLDGVVDFLPNPAEVENLALDQKRNEASVKLVPYNSLPFVGLAFKLEESNFGQLTYIRVYQGTLRKGSNVFNARNNKKVKVPRIVRMHSNEMEEVNEIGAGEICAVFGVECASGDTFTDGQLGYSMSSMFVPEPVISLSIKPKQTKDAANFSKAMARFQREDPTFRVTYDSESEQTIISGMGELHLDIYVERMRREYRVDCETGQPQVAYRETIGRRVEFDHLLKKQTGGAGDYARVMGWMEPTGTLEENKFEQQVVGGSISEKFLYACEKGFNISCEKGPLIGHKVLGTSMVINDGATHMTDSSEMAFKNATQQAFRKAFTESNPAVLEPLMKTVVTAPSEFQGDVIGLLNKRGATINDTETGVDEFTIYADCSLNGMFGFSSNLRAATQGKGEYTMEFSHYEKAPPQVQKELIAKYQKAQADRNKK, via the exons ATGAGGAACCCTTCTCTTGCACGGTTACCATACCGTGCTTTGTCTGGTCTGACCAGCACTGCCCGATTCCAGTCACAAAGTCTCCTCCGCTTGCGATGCGCATCCACGTCCGCCTTGCGGCCGTCCGGAGTCGCGCCGGCTTATCAGTCGATTTTGAGGCAATGGGAACAACGCCGCAACGCCGCGTCTGCCAGTGCTTCCGCAGT TCTGGAGGCTGCTGCGGCCAGCCCTGACAGTCTGTCGCAAGCCGCCATCATTGACAACTTGGATCCCATCGAAGCTGCTCGCTTGGACAAAGTCCGAAACATTGGTATCGCC GCCCACATCGACAGCGGCAAGACCACATGTACCGAGCGAGTCCTTTTCTATACCGGCCGTATCAAAGCAATCCACGAGGTCCGCGGACGAGATGCCGTCGGTGCCAAGATGGACTCGATGGATTTGGAACGTGAGAAGGGTATCACCATTCAGTCTGCAGCCACTTTCTGTGACTGGGTCAAGAAGGACAAGCAGGGCGTCGATCAAAAGTACCACATCAACTTGATTGATACCCCTGGCCACATTGATTTCACCATCGAAGTCGAGAGAGCGCTGCGCGTTCTGGATGGTGCCGTCATGATTCTGTGCGCTGTCTCCGGTGTCCAGTCCCAGACTATCACTGTTGATCGTCAAATGCGCCGTTACAACGTGCCCCGTATCTCCTTCGTCAACAAGATGGACCGTATGGGTGCCAACCCATTCAAGGCCATTGAACAGATCAACACCAAGCTCAAGATGCCTGCTGCTGCAGTCCAGGTCCCTATCGGTGCCGAGGACGAGTTTGAGGGAGTCGTTGACTTGATCCGCATGAAGGCACTTTACAACAGGGGCGAGAGTGGTGAAGACATCGTTGAGTCTGACAAAATTCCTGACAAGGTCAAGGACATTGCTCAAGAGCGACGGGCGATGCTTATTGAGACCCTCGCCGACGTCGACGACGAGATCGCTGAGATTTTCCTGGATGAGGGTGAGCCCACTGAAGACCAGCTCCGCGCTGCCATTCGCCGTGCCACCATCGGCCTGAAGTTCACTCCCGTCTTCATGGGATCTGCTCTGGCTAACAAGTCTGTCCAGCCCATGCTGGACGGTGTCGTCGACTTCTTGCCTAATCCCGCGGAGGTGGAGAATCTGGCCCTGGATCAAAAGCGAAACGAGGCTTCCGTGAAGCTCGTTCCCTACAACTCCCTGCCCTTTGTCGGTCTTGCATTCAAGCTGGAGGAGAGTAACTTTGGCCAGTTGACCTACATTCGGGTGTACCAGGGTACCCTCCGCAAGGGTTCCAATGTGTTCAACGCTCGCAACAAcaagaaggtgaaggtgCCTCGTATTGTGCGTATGCACTCCAATGAGATGGAGGAAGTCAACGAAATTGGAGCTGGTGAGATCTGCGCCGTGTTCGGTGTTGAGTGTGCGTCCGGTGATACCTTTACCGACGGTCAACTTGGCTACAGCATGTCGTCCATGTTTGTCCCGGAGCCTGTCATCTCGCTTTCTATCAAGCCCAAGCAAACTAAGGATGCGGCCAACTTTTCCAAGGCCATGGCCCGTTTCCAGCGCGAGGACCCCACTTTCCGCGTCACTTACGATAGCGAGAGTGAGCAGACCATCATTTCCGGCATGGGTGAACTCCACCTTGACATCTACGTCGAGCGTATGCGCCGAGAGTATCGCGTCGATTGCGAGACTGGTCAGCCCCAGGTCGCATACCGTGAGACGATCGGTCGTCGTGTTGAATTTGATCACTTGCTCAAGAAGCAAAccggtggtgctggtgacTATGCCCGTGTTATGGGATGGATGGAGCCTACCGGTACTCTTGAGGAGAACAAGTTCGAGCAGCAAGTCGTTGGTGGTAGCATTTCGGAGAAGTTCTTGTACGCTTGTGAAAAGGGCTTCAACATCTCTTGCGAGAAGGGTCCTCTCATCGGCCACAAGGTTCTTGGCACCTCCATGGTCATCAACGATGGTGCCACTCACATGACTGATTCGTCTGAAATGGCGTTCAAGAATGCTACGCAGCAGGCCTTCCGTAAGGCTTTCACTGAGAGTAACCCTGCCGTGCTGGAGCCCTTGATGAAGACAGTGGTCACTGCTCCCTCGGAGTTCCAAGGTGATGTTATTGGTCTGCTGAACAAGCGTGGTGCCACCATCAATGACACCGAGACCGGTGTTGATGAGTTCACCATCTACGCGGACTGCAGTCTGAACGGCATGTTCGGCTTCAGCTCCAACCTCCGTGCTGCTACCCAGGGCAAGGGTGAATATACCATGGAGTTCAGCCATTACGAGAAGGCTCCTCCACAAGTCCA GAAGGAGCTTATCGCCAAGTACCAGAAGGCTCAAGCTGACCGAAATAAGAAATAA
- a CDS encoding Threonine dehydratase produces MSGEPLTRVTTPVTPKMSGLALTEYSAAPTPPSERSERIPGVPPNWGIPDAFLLPNGYPDYLRLILTSRVYDVIDESPLTHAVNLSNRLESRVLLKREDLLPVFSFKLRGAYNKMAHLTPDQRWKGVIACSAGNHAQGVAYSARHLRIPATIVMPSGTPAIKHLNVARLGGSVVLHGNDFDAAKEEAHRLEKQHGLTNIPPFDDPYVIAGQGTIGMELLRQANLEKLEAVFCGVGGGGLIAGIGVYLKRIAPHVKIIGVEAHEANAMAQSLNGGERVLLKEVGLFADGAAVKTVGEETWRVSREVIDEVVQVSTDEICAAIKDVFEDTRSVIEPAGALSLAGLKKWSHRNPSPDSGRELIAVTSGANMDFDRLRFVAERAALGEKKEALLSVNIPEKPGAFGRLVEVILPQAVTAFSYRYARDASADVLMGISLSAQTGRDDLKKIMGDLEHAGMSVRDLSDDELAKRHVRFMVGGRSDVADERLFMFEFPERPGALAKFLTTLRPSQNISLFHYRNYGGDVGKVLAAIQCPTEEKDDLESFLRDVGYPFSEHTDSPTYRTFLRS; encoded by the exons ATGTCTGGAGAACCTCTCACCAGGGTCACGACCCCAGTGACCCCCAAAATGAGTGGCTTGGCCTTGACTGAGTATTCGGCCGCGCCCACTCCCCCCTCCGAGCGCTCAGAGCGTATCCCCGGTGTCCCACCCAATTGGGGTATCCCCGAtgcctttttgcttccaAACGGATATCCAGAC tatctgCGCTTGATTCTCACCTCACGAGTGTACGATGTGATTGACGAGAGTCCTCTGACTCATGCGGTCAACCTCAGCAATCGATTGGAGAGTCGGGTCCTCCTGAAGCGAGAGGATTTGCTTCCTGTATTCAGCTTTAAGCTGCGTGGCGCCTACAACAAGATGGCCCATCTCACTCCAGATCAGCGCTGGAAGGGTGTGATTGCTTGCTCTGCGGGAAATCACGCTCAAGGTGTCGCCTATTCCGCTCGTCACCTCCGAATCCCCGCAACCATCGTGATGCCTTCGGGTACACCCGCCATTAAGCACTTGAATGTTGCTCGCCTCGGAGGCAGCGTCGTCCTTCACGGCAATGACTTTGACGCTGCCAAGGAAGAGGCCCATCGGTTGGAGAAGCAGCACGGACTCACCAACATCCCACCATTCGACGATCCCTATGTCATTGCAGGCCAGGGTACGATCGGCATGGAACTGTTGCGCCAGGCGAACTTGGAGAAATTGGAAGCGGTCTTTTGCGGTgttggtggcggtggtctcATTGCCGGCATCGGTGTGTACTTGAAGCGCATTGCCCCTCACGTGAAGATCATCGGTGTGGAAGCGCACGAGGCCAACGCCATGGCTCAATCGCTCAACGGGGGCGAGCGTGTCCTCTTGAAGGAGGTTGGCCTCTTCGCGGACGGTGCGGCTGTTAAAACCGTGGGCGAGGAAACGTGGCGCGTCAGCCGGGAAGTCATCGACGAGGTTGTTCAGGTTTCTACCGACGAAATCTGTGCGGCCATTAAGGATGTCTTTGAAGACACTCGGTCGGTGATCGAGCCCGCTGGTGCGCTCAGTCTGGCGGGACTCAAGAAATGGTCTCACCGGAACCCCAGCCCTGATTCTGGCCGTGAGTTGATCGCCGTGACCTCCGGCGCAAACATGGACTTTGACCGGCTCCGCTTTGTCGCCGAGCGGGCTGCTTtgggtgagaagaaggaagccCTTCTCAGCGTCAACATTCCCGAGAAGCCTGGCGCCTTTGGCAGGCTCGTCGAAGTCATCTTGCCCCAAGCAGTCACCGCGTTTAGCTACCGCTACGCGCGTGACGCATCCGCCGACGTGCTCATGGGTATTTCCCTGTCTGCTCAAACGGGACGCGATGATCTCAAAAAGATCATGGGCGACTTGGAGCACGCTGGGATGTCCGTCCGCGACTTGAGCGACGATGAGCTGGCCAAGCGTCACGTCCGTTTCATGGTCGGTGGTCGCTCCGATGTGGCTGATGAGCGTCTCTTCATGTTCGAATTCCCCGAGCGGCCTGGTGCGCTTGCCAAGTTCTTGACCACACTTCGCCCGAGTCAGAATATCTCCCTATTCCACTACCGCAACTATGGCGGTGACGTTGGCAAGGTCCTTGCGGCGATTCAGTGCCCCactgaagagaaagatgatctAGAGTCGTTTTTGAGGGATGTGGGCTACCCCTTCAGCGAGCATACCGACTCGCCGACATACCGAACTTTCCTTCGTTCCTGA
- a CDS encoding Respiratory supercomplex factor 1 produces MNRSPVPSSFDENPQFKEESGAQKFTRRLKEEPLIPLGCAATCYALYRAYRSMRAGDSAEMNRMFRARIYAQAFTLVAVVAGGMYFKTERQQRREFEQAVEERKAQEKRDAWLRELEIRDKEDREWRERHAAIEAAAKEAGQRPSSSEPDAARSAIEPADEKSIGVMDAVRALLSKRA; encoded by the exons ATGAACCGCTCACCGGTCCCCTCGTCCTTTGACGAAAACCC TCAGTTCAAGGAGGAGAGTGGTGCACAGAAATTCACCAGACGTCTCAAGGAAGAGCCATTGATTCCGCTAG GATGCGCGGCCACCTGTTATGCCCTCTACCGTGCCTACCGATCGATGCGAGCCGGGGACTCTGCCGAGATGAACCGCATGTTCCGCGCCCGTATCTACGCGCAGGCATTTACGCTCGTTGCCGTCGTCGCCGGTGGAATGTACTTCAAGACCGAGCGCCAACAACGTCGTGAGTTTGAACAGGCGGTTGAGGAGCGCAAAGCACAAGAAAAGCGGGATGCATGGCTTCGCGAGCTAGAGATCCGTGACAAGGAGGATCGGGAATGGCGTGAGCGTCACGCGGCCATCGAGGCGGCGGCCAAGGAAGCTGGTCAGAGGCCCTCTTCCAGCGAGCCCGACGCTGCTCGATCAGCGATCGAGCCGGCGGATGAAAAGTCAATCGGCGTGATGGATGCCGTGCGGGCGTTGCTCTCCAAGAGAGCTTGA